TTTTATAGCACTTGGGTCATTTGCTGTGTATTTAATACTAGAACAGCCTTAAAAATATGGTTAAATATATGAACCTGTGCACTGTGTCATTACATTACAAGTATTAAGGACAGGTCTTGCAGTGTGGTACTCTATATTTGCAATTCATATGCATAAGATTTCAAATGGggttattttttgtatattaatatattgaAAATGTTGGCCTTCAAGTAGAGCGTGAGTTAAGTATCCTAGTACAATCTGATCACTATTAAAAGGATTTTACGACAATATCTTAGACTATTTGTATTAAAATCATCTGATTATATTGTAAAATGTACTTAATATTTTCATGGTGTATGTATGTTCAGATTGCGTTTTTTTCCCCGATAAAAACAAGTCATGTGAACATACTGGCCTCTAAGGGGTTGAAATAGTTTATATGTATATTGTTGGCTGAGGTAGTTTAAAAGACTGACTTCAAGtgaggaaacattttttttatagcagTATTTGAGAacctgacattttttgtcagggTTGAATATGTGAATTTTTTCTTAAgggttaaatgtatttatttgctgtcAGGAGTTCAATTAAACCTTAAAAGACCAAAGAAATCCTCAGGAAATTttgagatactgaatttggggGGTTTGTTAGCTGGAAGCAATGTTATTATGAAGAAATacataatatttcaaatatgaaatatttcactcgtgtgtgtaatgaatctaTAGAATATAAGGGTTTCgctttttttcttcaaagtTCAAAGTCTTCAAGTTATTCTAATTGAGCTGCACCTGTAGTTCATGTCAATGTGTTTTTGCCGCCCCCTTGTGTTGCAAATTGTTACTGTCAAAAGTCTCCTCACGCGGCACCTGAGCTGCGCATGCGCAGTGGAGTTGACGCAAGGGTCATGTATACTtggtgccatgtgcatgttGAAGTCAGTCACGTACAACTGTCAACATTAGATATGACGTGGCTCATTCAGTCACCACAATGACAGTCCTACCATCTAGAATGTTATCTTAGAAACGGAAGTGAATATAATTTTGtgtacaaaaaaattacattttctggCACTCTACGACCTGCGTCCTGCGTGACGCGTTCGGGTACATCTAAAACTGCAGTTGATGATTAACAACACCAGAACACAACACTTCCGCATTGTAAAGTCCACAGCTCTGTGCGAGAAAATGTCATTAAACACAGAACACATGGGATCAGTTTAACCCCCCACAAGGTTTATCAAACACCAATTGGACTAGTTGGTGCCAGTGGCGCCAAAAAGGTTTTCAATGTGACCCGTCGTATCCGCCATATCGCGAGCATTACACTGCACGGCGGCAGTAGTGCAGTGCTAGTGGTGCGTTCACGGGAGCGCGCTTATCACTGGAACGTCACACTTTCACGTCGGCGCTATAAAGTGACTCAGAGCTTCACATTGCTACTAGCACCAAGGTAAcgtttgtatttcatttttaaatcatGTATATTTTGATATTATGATTAATTGTAGCATTCAACAATACAATTTGACGGCATAATGCTGACCAATTTCCGGTTTAGCACTTTCATTTCTTAATATCTTATGTCACCTTCAGTTACAGTCATTTAGTTTAATTGCATTTTCAGTGtattacactgaaaaaaaataatttaaattgcTTGTCGTTAATGACAGCAGTCGTTCACTATGGATAAACAGGAAGCCTGGTTTTCCCATTTGGACGACGGTGTACGTTCACGTTCATGAAGGCGCCATGACAATTTTGGGCTgtatttatctattattattgaaaaggacaattttacaaatacaaacataacGATGCCATTCTCAGCCTACGTGGGCGGATTATACTAATAGCAGGTAAATTATGCTATTTCAGATACAAAAATGTGAGCTTTGCTGTCAGAACTTAGCATGTCTTGTCTCCTTGTGCTTATTTTTTAATCAGCGAAAATGGCTGAAGACATTCAGACCAAACTTGAGAATTACCGCACTGCTCCATTTGATGCAAGATTCCCCAACCAGAACCAGACCAGAAACTGCTGGTCCAACTATCTGGGTAAGACTAGGTCAAGGTCATAAGTCTACAATAGTTCCAGACTCTTGTTAttcaaaataaatcatacaTATCCAAATAGAGAAATCTACTGACATTAACAATCATGGTCTTTTCTTGTCTTATGGTCTTTTGACTTCTCGCTCCTAAAACCTGGATTGAGGTCACACAGGCTTTCActgtattatgattattattgtcattcatcTATTAATAGATTACCACCGCTGCCAGAAAGCTCTTGATGCAAAGGGTGTGGACAACGCCCCGTGCGACTGGTACCAGAGGGTTTACAAATCACTCTGCCCCATGTCCTGGGTAAATaatagcttttttttccattttttttaatttactgatTTCTAGTCATCATGAGGGTAAAGATATTGGACATGAGATTCTCATAAATATCAAATCTTCACATTGACTACAAATAAACTGTGGACGTGCATGATTCTCGTAGGACAGCGATGCTAAACAGCAGCAATACATTCCAGCATATGCAGTTGAAACCAGAAGTGTACATGCGCTGTCAAAACACAAACGTTGTTTCCTCACTACCTGAAATTAAAGCAGACTAAAGTTTTCGTCTTGTAAGTCCATTAGAATGACCAGAATGATTTCTATTTGCTAAACAATGTGGGAAAGcccacatgatgatgatgacatggctTTGGAAGCTCCTGATAGGTTATCGGTAAAGATGTGGCTCAGTTGGAGGCACATCTGTACAAGTATTTCAAAGCCACACCTTAAACACACCGTTTCCTTGTTTGACATTATGGAAAAATCTAAAGATATCAGGAAAAGAAGTGTGGAGCTCTACAAGTCCGCTTGATCCTTGGGTGCAATTTCCAGATGCGTGAAGGTGTCACGTTCATTGTTATCCACAAGCGTAAACCGCATGGGACTGTCCACCCGTCATACTGCTGCGGTTCTGTGTCTTGGTCCGAAACGTGCAAATCAACCCCAGAACCAAAGCTTGTGAAGATGATGGCCGAAGCTGGTAAGAGTGTGTCATTATCTACAGTCAAACAAGCCTTGTACTGACAAGGCCACTCTACCGGGAAGAATCCATTACTGCAAAAGAAACGTGAACATTTTTGATGACAATTTGCAAACTGATGAAGGAACATTACGTGGAATATTGAAGCAACATTTCAAGCCATCACCCAGGAAGTTGAAGCTTGACGGCAAATGGGTCTTCCAAAGTGGACAATGACCAAAAGCATACCACCAAAATAGTATCAAAGTGGCTTAAAGAAGAACAAAGTCAATGCTTTGGAGTGGCAAACAAAGCTCTGATCTCATTCCCATAGAACATTCGTGGGCAGATTTGCGCTACACCAGTTCCTCCAGGAGGAATTGGCAAGAACTCTTGTGAGAAGTTTGTGGAAGGATACCCTAAACGCTTGAGCCAGGTCATAGTTTAAAGGCAATGCTGCCAAATTCTAAGGAAATGGATGTAAACTCTTTTGGCTGTGAAGAAACTCATTAAATATTCTGTCTCATAATTGCAGCATTAAGTAAATAGAAATTATTTTGGTAATCATAGCAGGCCTAAAACATATAATGTTGAGTCTGTTTCAATTTCACATAGTGAGAAAAATATTTGAGTCTTTTCAcgtagtgtacagtatgtaaacttCTGGTTTCAACTAATAGCGACCAAAGGGTGGAGAAGCGAATACGCCCCCTAGTGGCTAGAAGAATTATAGGAATGAtgaccaaaaaaatacatttacattttttaagtttACAGATTTTTGAAAACTTTCAAAAGGTTTTTTTCAtggtataataaaaaaaacaaaaaaaaacaaccttttaaACATATAACATTTTAATAGCAGAGCTTAAAAAAATTCTAGGCCACATAATTTgtggtattttatttatattaaaaaatctaCCCTTAAAAAATGTAGGGTTACAAagtgttttgttgtatttttgttgtatttagcctttaaaaaaagatttaaggTTAGACAGTTTTAAGGGTGTTTAATATTagaaattttatatatatatatatatatatatatatatatatatatatataatttctatCAAATGCATGATTAAAAATATGGCCTtttattaataacatttttactATTACagtttaaaccaggggtctcaaacacgaGCCAATTGAGGGCCACAACATCCATGCAAGTTCAGTGTTAGGGGGCCaagtaaacacaaacacagaactACCAGTATGGTATTATAGTATGGTTGAAGGGGCGGGGCGGGGGTGTTCACTAGACATAAGACTACCTCCAATGGCAGTGCGACAgcacatgtaacaggtaagtaaacacacacagggccGCTACTACTGTGGGGACTAATAAAGCATTATGTTAACTCTAAGCACATAACAGCAACGTTTTACAAACCAGGTgccacaatgcatgctgggagccgcCATCACTCCCAATCGGGGATGTggcaaaacatttttatctcaAACTATTGCGATATTAAACCCTACTATGGATGATCCATGCGCTCTCGCCTCGTATCgcttttttttatgatgatgaAAATATAGCTATAAACCTCTAGTGCCGTCGCTTCTCAGTGAGCCGAGTCACCATTTTACGTGTCATCTACGAGGAGCTGCTCCTCCTCAGAACGGACTAAATTGGCCGGAAGAAATAAAAGAAGCAGCAAAAACAAATTAACCGCGCGTGCGCTAGCAGACTCGGCCGGTTAAGTTTAGTGAATGAAATTTCGGCTCTTTGTAGGGAgctggttcttttggctcggctcacaaAAAGAGCCGACTCTTTCAGCTCCCAAATGGCTCCTCGGATTCTTTTTTCTTGTCTGAAatgaatttattaccaaattatgtgtactGTGGAAAATAAATTACTAATGaaaaaattacatgttttttattatttatgattatatgatatgtttattattgaaatTGTTTAATTTCTGATGTGTCCCCCAGTGAAAtagagtttgagacccctgggtTAAAGGgtatttttgtgttgtgtatgtttttagatataaaatatttacatcTAAATAtcgaaaatggacatttttctAAACATTTACCAGCATCTCCACAAGCATTCA
This sequence is a window from Dunckerocampus dactyliophorus isolate RoL2022-P2 chromosome 2, RoL_Ddac_1.1, whole genome shotgun sequence. Protein-coding genes within it:
- the LOC129168418 gene encoding cytochrome c oxidase subunit 6B1 is translated as MAEDIQTKLENYRTAPFDARFPNQNQTRNCWSNYLDYHRCQKALDAKGVDNAPCDWYQRVYKSLCPMSWVQKWDEQREEGTFPGKI